GGGCATTGAACCGGCAGATACCGTAATTCAGAACCCTCCCTTCGGTTCCCAGGAGAGGGCTGAGAGGGGTGCTGACAGGGTCTTCATGGAGACTGCGCTGTCCCTTGGCAGGGTGATATACTCATTTCACATGGCAGGGGCAGAGGACTTTGTATGCCGATACTATGAGAAGCTTGGAGGCAGGGTCACCCACAGGATGCCCCTCAGGTTCCCGATACCGAGGACCTACAGCTTCCACAGGGAGGAAGTTTCCACTGTTAATGTGGTTGTTCTCAGGATTGAGAGTATATGATTTCATAAGATATTAGATCATCATGGGGGCTTCCCTCTTATTTGGACCATATCATCGTATATGATTCCATAACTCCTAGAAAATGTGGATAAACCATATCATCCTATATGATTCCATAACTCCCTCTTTACACACCATGAACCCTCTACGGTCACGGATGGTTCCCTGCCGTGGAGATGTCTGCTCCCTTCCATCCGCATGTGACATGATAACGGAAACTTTAAATACCCCCACCGTACAATTTTTAGTACCTATTGCAAATTTGCGGTGAATCCGCTCGCATTGTATACAGGAGTATATGATGTGGTCTGTGGCTTTACTTGCCCAGTCTGCATTATGAAAATATTTATAAAAGATCGGGACAAAGATTAATAAATGAATGAATTAGATTTGTCCATATTCATCCCGGATTCACTGACAGCGGAAACAAAGGATCTTAAACTTAAGACCTACAAGGTGGGTCTTATTGCAAGGGCCGCTTCAATATTCGGGGTTAAGCGCATTGTGATCTATCGCGATGGTGCAGATGGAGAGGCAAGGTTTATTAGGGATATCCTATCTTATATGGATACACCTCAATACCTTCGAAGGAAGGTTTTCCCGATAATGAAGGAGTTGAAACATGTGGGGATACTCCCACCTCTGAGAACTCCTCATCACCCAACTGGAAAGCCGGTTACGGGAGAGTACAGACAGGGTCTCACAGTTAAAAGGGTAAAAAAAGGAACTCTTGTGGATATCGGCGCAGATAAACTTGCACTGTGCAGAGAAAAACTCAGCGTAAACAGGGTAATGAGTTTCCGGATCACCAGGATGGGTAAGGAAATACAGATAGAGCCAGATGAACCAGAGGACACCTACTGGGGATATGAGGTACTGGATACCCGCAGGGATATCGCAAAAAGCCTTAAAACAGTAGACGCGGATGTTGTGATCGCAACATCCAGGTATGCTTCGCCCATTACTTCTATTCTTAATGAAGTAAAGTCAAAGATGGATGGGGCGCGGAAAGTGACCATCCTGTTTGGCGGTCCTTACAGGGGATTACCAGAGGTCAGGGCAGACATAAATGTCAACACCATTCCAGGACAGTGCACGGAGACTGTAAGGACTGAAGAGGCCGTTATGGCTACTCTTTCAATATTTAACATGCTAACTCAGATTGATGAACCCATAGGAAATGATGTAAGGAGGTAAAGTTATGGCTAGACATCATCAACCAAGAAAAGGATCAGTTGCATTCAGTCCAAGAAAAAGGGCGGCAAGGGAAACCCCTAGGGTCAAGTCATGGCCCAGTGTGGATGAGCCGGGATTGCTTGCCCTGGCAGGCTACAAGGCAGGGATGACCCATGTCATGATGATTGACAACAGAAAGAATTCCCCCACAGAGGGAATGGAAGTCTCCACACCTGTAACCATCCTTGAGGTACCGCCACTTACCGTCATGGCTGTAAGGGCCTATGAAAAGACAAGCAGAGGACTTAAAACCCTCGGGGAAGTCCTTGCAAAGAGTACCAAGGATGATCTCAGGAGGAAACTCACCCCGCCTGCAGAGGACTATGACCAGGAAGCTGCAATTGAGAAGATAAGGTCAAACATGGAACACGTGGCAGACGTAAGGGTTATAGTTCACACAAACCCCAGGCTTGCAAGCGTGCCTAAAAAGAAACCCGAAGTATTCGAATGCGGTCTCGGAGGAAAGACACCTGAAGAGAAATTTGAATACGCCCTCGAAGTCCTTGGAAAGGACATCAGGGCATCAGAGATATTCACAGAGGGAGCCTTTGTTGATGCAATAGCAGTCACAAAGGGTAAAGGATTCCAGGGCCCTGTTAAGAGATGGGGTATAAGGATACAGTACGGTAAGGCTGCAAGGAGCAGTAAGGGAAGACACATAGGTTCATTGAGTCCATGGACACCATCAAGGACAATGTGGACCGTCCCCCAGGCCGGTCAGATGGGTTACCACAGAAGGACAGAGTACAACAAACAGATACTCAAGATAGGAGATGCTGAAGAAGCAGACCATGTAAACCCGAAGGGAGGCTTTGTAAGGTACGGTCTTGTGAAGAACGATTATATTATGGTTAAGGGGTCAGTACCGGGCCCGACCAAGAGGCTTGTGGTACTCAGGAAGGCAATAAGGGCTGCCGGTAAACAGGAGGAGGCACCCCAGATCAACTACATCAGCACAGCATCAAAACAAGGAGTATAAGAGTGGTTTAAAATGAAGATCAAGGTTTATTCCCTGGAAGGTGAAGCCATAGACGAAATGGAACTTCCTGAAATATTCAATGAAGAGTTCAGACCAGACGTGATAAAGAGGGCTGTTATCTCGGCACAGACAGCAAGGGTACAGCCCTGGGGACCTGACCCGATGGCAGGTAAAAGGACTTCAGCAAAGTCCTACGGTGCCGGACGCGGTGTTGCCATGGTTCCACGTATAAAGAACGGTTCAAGGGCAGCGTTCGTCCCGCAGGCCGTTGGAGGTAGAAGGGCCCATCCACCAAGACCACAGAAGAACTACCATGAAAGGATAAACAGGAAGGAAAGGAGACTGGCCATAAGATCAGCAATAGCCGCAACAGCACGAAGGGACCTTGTTGAGGCAAGGGGTCACAGGATAGAGAACCTGCCCCAGGTCCCCCTGGTGGTTAACGATGAACTCTCAAAGATTAAAAGGACAGCTGATACAAGGGAAGTCTTCAGGAAGCTGGGCATCATGGATGACATAGTAAAGGCAAAGGAAGGTAAAAAGATCCGCGCAGGTAAGGGAAAGATGAGGGGAAGGAAATACAGGTCACCAAAAGGACCCCTCATAGTGGTCGGTGAGGATAGGGGTATAGCACTCGGTGCAAGAAACCACCCCGGCGTCGATGTTGTAACGGTTGAAAACCTCAATGCAGAACTCCTTGCCCCCGGAACCCACCCTGGAAGGCTCACCATCTTTACAAGATCAGCGATAGAAAAACTTGAGGGACTGTTCCAGTAAAAAATTAGATTACGGGTGTAAATATGGATCCATATGCTGTTATTGTAAAACCACATGTCACAGAAAAGAGCATGAACCTTATAGATCAGAACAATGAACTGGCATTCGTGGTTATGAGGAAAAGCACAAAGAAGGACATAAGAAGGGCCTTTGAGGAACTCTTCGCGGTTAAGGTTGAGAGGGTTAACACACAGGTAACCCCCAAGGGCCATAAACTCGCCTACATAAAACTGGCAAAGGAACACAGTGCAGAGGACATAGCCGTTAAACTGGGAGTATTCTAAAAACTATCTGGAGGATATTTGAATGGGAAAAAGATTAATATCACAGAGGAGAGGAAGGGGGACTCCTACTTACAGAAGCGCATCCCACCGTTTCAAGGGGAAAATAAAATACAGGGCCTACGACTCCCTTGAGAGTGAGGGAAGCCTTAAGGGGAGTGTTGTTGACATAATGCACGACCCGGGCCGAACAGCCCCTGTAGCCCTTGTTAAATTTGAGAATGGTGAGAAGAACCTTATACTTGCCCCTGAAGGACTTGTACTCAAGGATGAAGTTGAATGCGGTGCCGGGGCAAAGGTAAAACCCGGGAACTCACTTCCACTCAGCCAGATCCCTGAGGGGACACCCATATACAATATTGAGAACAGGCCAGGGGACGGAGGAAAACTTGTGAGGTCCTCAGGTACATATGCTTCTCTAATCACCCATGATGCTGACAAGGCAGTGATTGAACTCCCATCAGGTGAACTCAAGGCACTGAACCCCCAGTGCAGGGCCACCGTTGGTGTTGTTGCTGGAGGAGGACGAAGGGAGAAACCATTCCTGAAGGCCGGTAAGAAGTACCATGCCCTCAGGGCAAAGGGTAAGAAGTCTGTCAGGGTCAGGGGTGTTGCAATGAACGCAGTCGACCATCCTCATGGTGGTGGAAACAGACAGCACCCAGGAAGGCCAACAACTGTTTCAAGGCATGCTCCTCCAGGAAGAAAGGTTGGTTCAATAGCTGCCAGAAGAACAGGGAAAAGGAGATAAATAGGAGGTGACCTATTGGCACGTAAAGAATTCAGGTATCGTGGCTACACCCTGGAAGAACTGCAGGAGATGCCACTTGACGATGTTATAAAATTGTTCCCATCAAGGCAGAGAAGGTCCCTTAAAAGGGGATTCCTGCCAAGGCAGAAGAAGGTACTCGAGAAGATAAGGAAAATAAAGAAGGAAGGAAAAACCGAGGGAAGACCCCCTGTAATCAGGACACACTGCAGGGACATGATAGTGTTGCCTGAAATGGTTGGCATGACCTTTGGAATCCACAACGGCAATGAATTCGTTGAGGTCACAATCCAGCCTGAAATGATCGGCTGTTACTTCGGTGAATTCGCACCCACAAGGAAGAAGGTTGAGCACGGAGATCCCGGTATGGGAGCTACCAGATCATCAATGTTCGTGCCTCTTAAATAAGGAGACTAGACAATGGCTAAGGTTAAATACGCTTATAAAGATGAAGATAAGTCCAGAACAGCCAGGGCGTCAGCAACTCAGCTTAAAATTTCACCAAAGCACGCAGTGGAGATCTGCAGGGAGATCAGAGGAATGGAAGTGGAGAAGGCAAGGAAGTACCTTGAAGAGGTCATCAACATGGAGCGACCGGTGGCATTCAAGAGATACAACCGGAAGGTGGGCCACAGGAGGGGCCTTACAGGATGGGCCAGCGGCCGCTACCCTGTAAAGGCAGCGACCCATATACTGAAGGTCCTGGAAAATGCCGAGGCAAATGCAGAGTACAAGGGACTTGACACAGAGAAGCTAAGGATAATCCACATATCCAGCCACAGAGGACCTGTGATAAGGGGCTGGATACCGAGGGCCTTTGGAAGAGCAACACCATTCAACACACCAACAACACACGTTCAGATAGTTCTGGGGGAGGCGTAGATTTTGATAGAAAAGGATTTTGTCGTCGAGGGTCTCAGAAGAACAAGGATAGATGAATTCCTGGAAAAGGAGCTTGAAAGGGCCGGCTACGGTGGCATGGACGTCCAGGTCACACCCATGGGTACCATGGTCGTGGTCTACGCTGAAAGGCCTGGTATGGTCATAGGTCGTGGAGGTAAGACAGTGAGGACCATAACCCAGAAACTCAAAAACAAGTTCGACCTCGAAAACCCCCAGGTTGAGGTCAAGGAGGTTGATGTCCCTGAACTCAACCCCAAGATAATGGCCCACAAGATAGCAGCCATGCTCCAGAGGGGAATGCACTTCAGGAGGGTTGCCTACACCACAATGAGGAGGATAATGGCCGCAGGCGCCCAGGGAGTTGAAGTGACCATTTCAGGTAAGATAAGGGGCGCCCGTTCAGCAACAGCAAAGTTCACTGATGGATACATAAAGAAATGCGGTGAACCATCAACAAAGCATGTAAGGGAAGGATTCGCCACTGTGCAGCTTAAACCAGGAGTTCTTGGAGTATACGTACGCATAATGCCTCCAGATGTTGTTCTTCCAGACAAGGTGGACATAGAAGCCCCAAAGGTTCAGGAAGCTCCTTCAGAGGAACCTGTGGATGAGATCCAGGACCTTGAAGAGGTCTATGAGCTTGAGGATATCGAGGAACTTGAAGAGCTTGAGGACATTGAGGAACTTGAAGAGCTTGAGGACATTGAGGAACTTGAAGAGGAACTTGAGGCCGAAGAGGAAGCAGAGACACAGGACGAAGATGGTGAAGAATCTGAAAAATAATATATATCTGCAGATTCATATCAATGATAATAGAAAGGGATTGAAATGGCAATACTTAGGAGCGAAGAGATAAGGGAAATGGAAAGGGAGGAAATCCAGAAGAAACTGGATGAACTCAAAGCAGAATACGCCCGATACATTTCCAAGAGCGCCGCCGCCGGTGTTCATGAGAACCCCGGCAAGATGAGGGAAATCCGAAGAACAATAGCCCGTGTTCTCACCATCATGAATGAAAAATAGAAGGAGAAATAAATGAAAATCTGCGATGTATGCGGTCTTCCGGAAGAACTTTGCGTATGCGAGGAAATAGCACGCGAAGTTCAGACACTGAAGGTTTACACAGTAAGACGAAGATTCGGTAAATTGATGACCATCATCGAGGGCATCGACGAACACGATATAGACATAAGGGAACTTACAAAGATACTCAAGGCAAAATGTGCCTGTGGCGGCACCGCCAAGAAGGGCCAGATAGAACTTCAGGGGGACCATAAGAAGAAGGTCAAGGAAGTTCTTGCTGAAATGGGCTTTTCATCAGATACAATCGAGATAAGGTAGGGGGTCCCCTTTGATAACCCCCCGGAATATTTTCAGACATGAACTTATTGGCCTTTCTGTTACGGTAGCTAGAAGTGTTCACAGGGACATTCAGGGGATATCTGGAAGAGTCGTGGATGAAACCAGGAATACCCTTAGAATTGAGATGGGGGATGGCAGGGAAATAACGGTTCCAAAGAAAATAGCCATCTTCCATTTCATAACACCGCAGGGTGAAGTGGTTGAAATTGATGGTAGAGCTCTGGTGGCTCGTCCTGAGGAGAGAATAAAGAAGAAATTTAGAAAACCATAGTGGTGATATGATGGTTGGCATTGATGTTCCAGAACCTAAATCTAAATGTAGTGATCCTAACTGTCCTTTCCATGGGGACCTCCCTCTGAGGGGTCAGATACTGGAAGGAACTGTAGTCAGTGACAAGGCAGAAAGGACAGTTACGGTTGAAAGGAGTTTCTACAAATTTATACGCAAATATGAGAGATACGAAAAGAGAAAATCCAAGATTAAAGCCCACAAACCTGACTGTATAGAGGTTAACCTGGGGGACACAGTAAAGATTGCTGAGTGCAGACCCCTGAGCAAGACAAAGAACTTTGTGGTTGTTGAGGTTAAGGGGGAAGACTGAAATGAAGGCAATTACATCCAAGGTTACCCGTGCATTACCTGTAGGCGCCAGACTTCAGTGCGTTGACAACACCGGTGCAAGGGAAGTTGAGATAATATCTGTCAGGGGATACAAGGGTGTCCGCAGAAGACTGGCAGCAGCCGGTGTAGGTGACATGGTTGTGGTCTCTGTAAAGAAGGGAACGGTTGACATGAGGAGAGAAGTCCTCAACGCTGTTGTCGTAAGACAGAAAAAGGAATACAGGAGACCTGATGGTTTAAGGGTGAAATTCGAGGACAACGCTGCAGTTATAGTGAGCCCTGAGGGTGTCCTTAAGGGTTCAGAGATAAGGGGTCCTGTTGCAAAGGAGGCAGCAGACAGGTGGCCCAGTGTGGGAAGCGCAGCCAGCATAATAGTGTAAGGGTGATATAATGTCAAAACAGCCCAGAAAACAGAGGAAATATATTTATGAAGCACCGTTACATGCTCGCCGCAAGATGATGAGCGCTAACCTCAGCAGGGAACTGAGGGAAGAATACGGTAGAAGGTCCCTGCCACTGAGGAAGGGGGACAAGGTTGAAGTCCTCCGCGGCGACTTCAAGGGACACGAAGGCAAAGTGGAAAAGGTGGATCTCAAGAGATACAGGGTTTATGTTGAGGGAGCAACAATCCAGAAGGTTGACGGGACATCAGTTTACTTTCCGATACACCCCTCAAACCTGAGGATAGTGGATCTTAACCTTGATGATGAAAAGAGGATTCAAATCTTAGAACGGAAGGGATAAAAAATGGCAATAATGGCATCACGAAAACATCTTAAACGTTTCAAAGCACCAAGTCACTGGCCCATTCATCCCAAGGAGTACAAATGGACGGTTAAACCATCACCCGGGCCCCACGCCATTGAAAGCTCACTGCCCCTCCTTGTGATTGTAAGGGATATTCTTGGAATTGCAGACAATGCCAGGGAAGCAAGGAAGATCATAAACAGCGGTGAGATCCTGGTGGATGGAAGGCCAAGGAAGAACTACAAGTTCCCGGTCGGGTTCATGGACGTTGTGACCATACCTAAAACAGGTGGAATGTACAGGGTCCTGCCTGATGAGAGGGGAAGGCTGGTTCTCCATGAGATCGACGAGGAGAAGGCTTCCTTTAAACTGTGCAAGATAATCAACAAGACAACCCTCAAGGGTGGTAGGACACAGCTGAACATGCACGACGGTCGAAACTGCCTTTCAGAGAATGAATTCAGGGTTGGAGATGTTGTTAAACTATCCATACCTGACCAGGAGATCCTTGAAAGGATACCCTTCGAGAAGGGCAGCCTAGGACTTGTTACAGGCGGTAGGCACACAGGTGAGATCGGCAGGATCAAGAAGATAAACATAACAAGGTCATCCATGCCAAATACCACCGTTATTGAGACAGCTGATAAGAAGACATTCCTAACACTCAAGGATTACGTCTTTGTCATCGGAAGGGATGAATCAGTGATTTCACTTCCAGGAGGGAAATAGATGAACCCGATGGAGGAAGTAAGGATATTCAAGGTCACCCTCAACATAGGTGTAGGTGAAGGGGGTGAAAGGCTTGCAAGGGCTGAGAGACTCCTCGAGGAGATGACAGGCCAGAAACCCGTGAGGACACACTCAAAGGTCACAAACCCCGAGTTCGGTATAAGGAAGAAACAGCCCATTGCATGTAAGGTCACTCTCCGTGGTGAAAAGGCCGAAAGGATACTTAAAATGTTCCTTGAAGGAATAGGGAACAAGTTAAAGGCCAGACAGTTTGATGAGTACGGTAATGTTTCAATGGGAATTGATGAACACATTGACATACCTGGGATGAAGTACGACCCGGAAATAGGGATATTCGGTATGAACCTCTCTGTGACATTTGAAAAACCAGGTCACAGGATAAAGAGGAGACGAATACAGCGCAGGAAGGTTCCTGAAAAGCACAGGGTCAGCCGTGAAGAGGCAATGGAATTCATGAAGAACAGATTCCAGGTTAAAATAGTTTGAAGGTGATTGTATTGCCAAGGAAATATGGAAAGGCATCAAGGAAATGCTCAAGATGCGGGGACCACTCTGCCCTGGTCAGAAGATACGGGTTAATGCTGTGCAGGCAGTGCTTCAGGGAACTTGCCCCGAAGATCGGATTTAAAAAGTATAACTAATCAGAGGTGTTTACCGTGACTCTTATGGATCCTCTTGCAAACGCCCTGACAAACATAAGGAACAATGAGATAAGGGGTAACGTCAGGTGCAGGATAACCCCTGCCTCAAAGCTGATAGGGCGTGTGTTAAGGACAATGCAGAAGGAAGGCTACATCGGGGAATTCGAATACGTTGATGATGGCAGAGCAGGGAAATTCATCGTTGAACTGGAAGGAAACATAAACCAGTGCGGAGTTATAAAGCCCAGGCACGCTGTTAAAAAGGACGAATTTGAGAAATTTGAAAAAAGGTACTTGCCAGCCAAGAACTTCGGTATAATAATAGTATCAACCCCTGAGGGTATAATGACCCACAAGGAAGCAAAGGACAGGGGCATCGGCGGCAGACTGCTGGCATACGTCTACTAGGTGATAAACATGGTTCTAGCAGCTCTAATTCGGGAGGAAATCCCTATCCCTGAGGATGTAGACGTCACCATTGATGGTGAAGTCCGTGTTAAGGGACCCATGGGTGAACTTTCCCGAAAATTCAACCATTCAGAGATTTCAATGTCAATGGAAGACGATAAGATTGTCCTTGAAGTTAACTTCCCAAAGAAGAAGGACAAGGCAATGGTGGGAACGGTGAAGGCCCACATAAACAACATGATAAAGGGTGTTACCGAGGGCTTCACCTACCGTATGAAGATAGTCTACGCCCACTTCCCGATGAGCGTGAAGGTGGCAGGGGATAGTGTTGTAATAGAAAACTTCCTTGGTGAGCGCCACCCAAGAAGGGCCAGGATAGTTGGAGATACAAAGGTCCAGGTCAAGGGAGATGAGGTTGAAGTAAGCGGCATCAACAAGGAAGACGTTGGTCAGACAATGGCAAACATCGAACAGGCCACAAGGATTAAGGGAAGGGACCCAAGGGTATTCCAGGACGGCATATACCTTGTGAGCAAGGAATAGGGATGGTGATTCAATGAAGAAAAAATTTAAAAGACAGGAATACGCCCGATACAAAAAACTAGGGGAAAAATGGAGGAGGCCCAGGGGAAGAACAAGCAAAATGAGGAGATACGAAAAGGGAAAACCAGCAATGCCTGCAATAGGCTACAGAAAACCCCGGGCAGGCAGGGGTCTCCATCCATCAGGGTATGAGGATGTCCTGATATCCAGCCTCAGCGAACTTGAGGCACTGGAACCTGAGAAACAGGCAGCGAGGATAGCCTCAACAGTAGGGGCCAGAAAAAAGACCCTGATGCTTGAAAAGGCAAGGGAACTCGGCATCAATGTACTCAACCCATAATCTGGTCAAAGGGTTCACAGACCAGGCTAAAAAAATTTAAGGGGAAACCTGAATTTTTTCAGGTTTATCAGCAAAATGCTGAATACAAGGAGGTTTCTTGAATGAATCTTACTACTCAGAAAAGATTAGCTGCAGACATACTCAAAGTAGGGGTTAACAGGATATGGATAGACCCTGAAAGGATCGATGAGGTTTCAGGGGCCATAACAAGGGATGGTGTCAAGCAGCTAATAAAAGACGGAGCTATAAGGGCTAAACTAAAAAAGGGTATAAGCAGTTACAGATCCAAGAAGATAGCCCAGCAGAAAAAGAAAGGTAGAAGAAAAGGACCGGGCAGCATAAAGGGTGCCAAGGGCGCAAGAAGGCCTAAAAAAGAGGAATGGATGACAACCATAAGGGCCCTGAGGAAGGACCTCAAGGAGATGAGGGACAACCGTGAAATAAACAGGAGCACCTACCGTAAACTCTACAAGATGGCGAAGGGTGGAGCATTTAAGAGCAAATCTTACATGAAAACCTACGCCCGGGACCATGACATGCTGAGGTAGGAGGGATTTGATTGGCACATGGACCAAGATATAAGATGGCATTCAGAAGACGAAGGG
The sequence above is drawn from the Methanothermobacter wolfeii genome and encodes:
- a CDS encoding 50S ribosomal protein L19e yields the protein MNLTTQKRLAADILKVGVNRIWIDPERIDEVSGAITRDGVKQLIKDGAIRAKLKKGISSYRSKKIAQQKKKGRRKGPGSIKGAKGARRPKKEEWMTTIRALRKDLKEMRDNREINRSTYRKLYKMAKGGAFKSKSYMKTYARDHDMLR